A part of Rattus norvegicus strain BN/NHsdMcwi chromosome 4, GRCr8, whole genome shotgun sequence genomic DNA contains:
- the C4h2orf42 gene encoding uncharacterized protein C2orf42 homolog isoform X2, protein MEPNSQRTKVPAFLSDLGKATLRGIRKCPRCGLKEIIVPQLGCHAESSVSACESAASKPRKRKKNEMSGAQVTSSLMPQDAVNSNLRKSGLKKPMVTSSLKRQVCGQLLDEAQVTLSFQDWLASVTERIHQTMHYQFDGKPEPLVFHIPQSFFDALQQRISTGSAKKRLPNSTTAFVRKDALPLGTFSKYTWHITNILQVKQILDTPEMPLEITRSFIQNQDGTYELFKCPKVEVESIAETYGRIEKQPVLRPLELKTFLKVGNTSPDQKEPTPFIIEWIPDILPQSKIGELRIKFEYGHHRNGHVADYQDPRPPMDQPLELAPLTTITFP, encoded by the exons gtCTTAAAGAGATAATTGTGCCCCAGTTAGGCTGCCATGCAGAATCATCTGTCTCAGCTTGTGAGTCCGCTGCCTCTAAGCCccggaagaggaagaagaatgaaatGTCTG GTGCACAGGTGACCAGCTCACTGATGCCACAAGATGCAGTAAACAGCAATCTAAGGAAGAGTGGCCTGAAAAAGCCCATGGTTACGTCATCACTGAAAAGGCAGG tctGTGGTCAGCTGTTAGATGAGGCACAGGTGACCTTGTCTTTccaagactggctggccagtgtcACAGAGCGCATCCATCAGACCATGCACTATCAGTTTGACG GCAAACCAGAGCCCCTGGTGTTCCACATTCCTCAGTCCTTTTTTGATGCCTTGCAACAGAGAATATCCACAGGAAGTGCAAAAAAGCGGCTCCCCAACTCCACCACAG CCTTTGTTCGGAAAGATGCCTTGCCCCTGGGAACCTTTTCCAAGTACACCTGGCATATCACTAATATTCTGCAAGTCAAACAAATCTTAGACACCCCAGAG ATGCCCCTGGAAATCACACGTAGCTTCATCCAGAACCAGGATGGGACTTACGAGCTATTTAAATGCCCTAAAGTGGAAGTGGAGAGCATAGCGGAAACCTACGGCCGCATAGAGAAGCAGCCTGTGCTGAGACCTTTGGAGCTGAAAACCTTCCTCAAAGTTG GGAACACTTCCCCAGATCAAAAGGAGCCAACACCCTTTATCATCGAGTGGATCCCAGATATCCTCCCACAATCCAAGATTGGTGAGCTTCGAATCAAGTTTGAGTATGGTCATCACCGGAACGGACATGTGGCTGATTACCAGGACCCGAGGCCACCCATGGACCAGCCTTTGGAGCTGGCCCCTCTGACTACTATCACTTTCCCTTGA